The genomic DNA TCCCTCTCCAGTGGGACTAGTCAGTAAACTCCCAGCAATTTGAAGTGCTTTGAGACCCATTGACGTGTTCTATAAATGCCTCTGCCTGTCAGTCATGGAGTGTAAACTAGAGAAATATTAAAGACGTAAGCAGCCCAGCGGTTCTATTACTATTTATTTGGGTATTAGTTAAAGTCAATACAATTTACTATGCGTTACTAATTCTATGCAAAGATTCTCCATGATGTAGGCTGATTTTCTGCTGTCGGGAACACGATTCTTCTCTGATCCTCCTCTTTAACAGTAGAAATCCCAGTCCTACAAACACAGGTGGGCATTGTCAAACAGTTTGTAATAAACATCTTTTTGACCACtaattcttccccctcccccgactACCCCCATTGACAATTGACTCCCACTGCAGTTTACGTCAGCATCAGTCAGCCTCCGATGTCTCACCTAATTGATCATCCTTCATGTACGAGCCGAGCCCTGGAGAGGCAGCAGACAATTCAAATGTAGGCATTATCACAATCAAACCCAATGCGCGCACATCCTTACGAGCAGGGGTCCCTGgccagtgatcaggagctggaatccTGGTTGATTTTCCCCTCCTGCCTTTATTTTCTTCTCTAAAGGCCAGTTGTTTTCCACTTACTGCTGCCCTAGCACAGATCAGCCTAGACATGAGGCAAGTCTGGAGTTCTCATGGATGCTATAGCCTAATCCCACACTGGGTGTGGCAATAGTGAAGTAAGAGTGGAGTATACTGGAAACACAGGAGAGATGCCCATCAGACAAACACTAACTTGTCTGTTCTCTCTGGTGCTAAATgacttgagtgtttccagcattttctgttcttattcccAACTACTGCTGGCAGGAGGGGGTGTTGAGAGAAGAAGCCACCTTTGTTATGTAAACAGCATTACATAATCTTGAGTGCTCTGCTGTGCCAGCTGACACAATAGATAAAGATAAAACAGTGTAAAGAAGTCAAGTGCACTTACCACTGTTGGCATTTCCACAAGTTCTGTTGCCAGATGTTGGCTCTCCCTCACAATTGATTTTGGGAAAAATCCAAGAACTGCTGACTGTTCCCCGAAATAATCACCTTGAACCTAAACAGAGACACGGGTCAGTTTCACCGGCCCATCTCTCAGGCTCTGGTCAGTCTCgcgcagacaccagacagacactgGCAATAGGTGCCAAAGTCAGTCCCAGAGCCAAAAGTTAATGAGGGGCAGCAATCTGTCCCAGCACTGAACACCTAAACAAACTCACAGTGCCTTGCCAGAAATTGCATCCCTTCCCTTTCAGTTTTCCATACACGTAAACGATCTGTCCTTGACGGATGTTGATGAACCTGCAGTCAGGACCAGTGTAATCTGCCAGTGCTCGGCCCATTGAAATTGGATCTACAAAGAAAACACAATGTTTTAATAGAGTGTAGCCCAGGTATTATTTATCAGCCTTTTGAGGGGAAGAAGTCCTGATCTTTATCCAATGCACGTGTTTGGATGCTGGAAGAGGATCAGCTGGGTCTTAGCTGTGACCATTCTTTTAAATCTGCCAACATTACGTGTCTAGGTCCACACGACAAGAACAGTGAAGCCAGGCACGAAATTGCACCTTCAGCAGAGAAACAGGAGCCAGTGATGAACTGACATGTCCAGCAACGACCCCGAGTGAAAGCTGCCCGCATCAACACAAACAAACAAGGATTGTCAAAGTGAAATCAGCTGCTTTTTTTTTGTAATTCTGTTCATTCTCCAACCACTGGAAAGAGTCTCACCTTATTCACCATCAAAATTATGACGAGTTTTCATActacaaggagaaactgttcccattggcaagaACGTTGAAAAATAGAGGACTCCGATTTAAGAGAATTGGCAAAAGAGCTGGGGGGAGGGTGGTAGATGAgacctttttacacagcaagtttgttatgatctggaatgcactgcctgacgagcagattcaacagcaactttcaaaaggaaaatgaatacttgaaaaggaaaatttcacAAGGTCAGAGAGTGGGGCTAATTGGCTAGATTTTTCAAAGACAatacaggcacagtgggccgaatggcctcctgcaacATGGAATGAAAAATATATTTCCAGTTGTTGCAATTTGTTTATTTCTTGGCTTAACAAGATTTTTATTCGATAATGCTGCTACCTCCCAAGGTTTCATTTAAGCTGACTCCCACAGTTCAGCAGATACCGTTTAGCTTAGCTGCATTGAGAATTACTCACGGCTGCATTCTTCATCGGCGCACAGCTTTCTGTCTGCCAGTTTATGCATCACTTCGCCCCTAGTGGATAGGACACCACCAGCGCAGAAAACAATCACACAAAAGGCCGATGCTGTCAGAGACATCCCAATCTGCATTTTGTTGCATCCACCAGAAATTCTAAACCCTCAGCGAAAGGGAGAGCAGAGACAGCTTTGGGTAAAATACTGAGTCTGTGGCCTCCCAGGAGCCCCGGCTTAATGTTTGCTCAGCTTAATGAATTGGTGTAGCAAGCCAGAAAAACTTTGCGGAATGTCCTTCCCGACAGGAACTGGCCCGAAGCACAAATCACAAGAACAATCGCCCTTTTATAAACTCTAAGCACGGCTGTGTTTATACCTTCTCAACATGGTATAAAAATATTTCTCTAATTCTGATGTTTGATTTGAAAAGCTTGTTTGGAATATTgagtggtttatttatttattttttaaagaaaGGTTTTATCTTCTTTAGGAAGTATTAGAATGAACCACACTGGCAATACCCCTCACACCTGACATCCTTAAGCACATCAGTCCCTTTCACACTACTTGTTAGATTTACTAGCACTGGGAATGGTTCAAAACTTAAGTTCAGTGCTAAACATTCCCAGAGCAAATACCTCACTGAGTAGTACCTCAGCAAGAACAAACTGCGTGACTGACTTCACAGAGTTGCAAACAGCAAAGAGAGCTACCAGCTCCCAGCTCAATCAGGATGAAGACTAAGCATAAGATGGTCTGAACTTTTGTACAAACTATCTTAAAgttaacaaaagggaaaaacagcgttacatacagagtaaagctccctcgacactgtccccatcaaacactcgaaGGGCAGATACAGCTTGGGGTTAAATATAAAGTACCCTCTACAAAGAGAAaaaagaaaacggggttagatacacagtaaagctccctctacaatgccCTAACATGAGTGCCCCTACTGTCCTGCTTCACTTCCCTTCAGACATTAGCGATTTGTGAGATCTGGCCTCtttgaaagaaaatttaaaaagGTGTTAGATAGAGGTCACTCCTGGATTGGTGCCATGTGCCCACACTAGGATCAGGACTGTCATCTCCTGAACTCTGTGTTGGTATCACTAATTTCAGCACCAGTTCTCATGGTCCCCTCACTGGAAGACTTATTGAAAGCCCAGAGAAATGGTGCAAACTGATTATTAAAGCTGTTCCTTCATGATTTCTGCCAATGGGAGAAATTCCCTCCCCTCAGAAtataaaggggaaaaaaaaaaacaggttagatgcagagtaaagctctttcTACACTGCTCCATCAAAGTCTTCTAGGGCAGGTACAGTAGTTTTGATAGACAAAAGCACTCCCTGCACTGTCCCGCTCTCCCTACTACGCCAGTGTAACAGATATCTATTTCCCACACCAGCTTTCCCATGACTGGTTAAATTGCCAGTTTTCTGCTGTTGGTCAAAGCTGCTGCAGAACAGATGGAGACTATCCACCATTGCAGGTAGGACCCTTAAATCAGGTAATGTTGTTTATGAACCCAGCTCTCAGGTGAAAGTATGACTCCAGTACCTCTACCACCCACCCTTTCAGCGAATTCCCAGTCAGCACCAGCTACTAGCATTAACTCTCCAGAACCACGTCAAACAAAGCAGGGAACATATGTACTAAACACACCTGTGTTGACTTCAGTCTCAGTAGAGACATGCACCAGCAGTGTGGGACCCACTCAATACAGCCAAGAAACTGGACCCTGCCATCTTGCATTGCCTGAGTCAACACAAACAAGACCTCATCTTGCACAGGATAACACTCCAAACCCTCACTAAGGATCAGAATTTATTTTGGAACTGGGTTAGAAAAAGGCAACAGAAGCCTATTTGATGCAAGTCTTTCAGGTACAGCTGTGACCACACTCCTTGGTGCCTTTTACCAGCTGATCTAAATCTGGAAACTTTCTGTCCCTGTTGTGCTGAACACACCGTTCCAAGGACTGCTCACAGTGGCTGCGGCAGGAGTGAGCATCTTACACTGTAAGAAACAGGTTGATTAAACCATGCTCAATAAATGGAGGTGTGAAGGGCTGGTGCCGCACTTCAGAACTCCAGCAGCTTTCAGTGTGCACAGTCCACTCACTCTTTCCTGCCCTCCCTTACTTATTGGGACATCATGCCAGCCCCTCCTCAGCCCCATTACAAGATACCACTGTTCAGCAAGAATTTGCAGGCAGTGCAAATTTCCATTTCCACCCCCCCATTGATCAGTTCCAATAGGTTTATACCACCAAGTCAGCATCAGCTCTTGTTCTTGTATAATGCACAGGAGGTAAAAGGGATCAGTTCATTCCCATCTGGAACTGTACAGCCCCCATGTGTGTCAGCTCCTTGTCTCTAGAAAAACTAAGATGATCTTAGAAATGTCTTATGATTGGGTTTGATAGTGGAAGCTTTCTGTCTAATCTtattgtgggtggggagggggggaaaaaaaaaaaagagggggagTCCAACACTCAGGACCataagtcactaataaatccaacagagaattcaggagaatcttTACCTAGGACAGCAGTTTGAATATGGAACTCTATGGAGGAGCGGAGGCAAATAACAGATGTCTTTAAGGGAAAGTCAGATAAACACTAGGAAGAATAGGAGATGTTGATGGGGCAAGATGGAgagggctgggaggaggctcatgaaggagtataaacaccagcatgggcaagttgggccgaatggcctgtttctatgcattAGAAACATCTCATTAGCAGGTCCTGTGTTTTGAAGGCCAAGCTCCATAACCTTGTAAAGTACTAGAGCTCAGGTGATAAATAAACACACTCACAAGGTGGTTATAAAAAAAGTTTCTTTATTCTTCTTGTTAGTTCAGTAAGTTTGAAAGCTCCAGGTGCAATGTCACTGAGACTCTGGGTGAACAGCTTTCTTACAGTGCGATTAATCCAAACTGTTGCCTCAGCCAGACACATTCACTCAAAACAGCCAAATTGGGGATACCAAATTTAAAATATCACTGGAGAGTTAAAATCCAGTCAGGACAAGGCCATAATCGGTTCCTAATATCATTCGAAAGAGGGGAGTGAATTATTTAGATTTGAGGGACCCAGGGTAGACTGGGGCAAAGGGAGGATACAACATCCACAACACAATCTGAACAGCCCTCAGACTGCAAAGCAAGAAGCTTGCCTTGATCACACAGGGCCAGCATGTCGCTGGAGCGCCTGTGAAGGTTACCTGGGTGTGAACGATCCTCCGAAGGGCAGGGGAAAGCTGAGGAGTCTCCTGACCCGACACTTACCTGAAGCATCAGAACTTTTAAATCTAATACAGACCAGTTACTGCACAATTCAAAAATAACAGCTTTTGAAAACAAAGCCGGAATTGACCAGTTCAATACTCCCGACCCCTTATTTCTTTGCAAAGGAGATTTTCATAGCATTCGACTGTGTGATCTTAAAGCCTTGGAGCGCGTCACGTGCTGCTCCGGCTTGAACCTCATTGTCAAATTCCACAAAGGCAATGTCATGGCGACCTGGTACCAGACGGACTTCCTTAAATCCAGGGAACCTGAGGAAAAAGAGAGACTGATCAGGTGAGTGCGCGAGAGAGCGACATGCGCGTGCACGCACATACGCAGAGCTCAACCCAGTTAGCAGAGCTGCACACAACTGGTTCTTTACTGTCCCATAATTAGAGCGAGTCACAAAGGGCTCAACACCACTAGAAGCCTGTATAAAAGGGCAATGTTCACGTTTCCTGGGTCCTTCATCCTACTCTCCCCTGCCAGCCCGGCACCACCCTGCCTTCTCAACCCCCCACCCCAGCTTTGATCTCAGGCTTTTGACTGTTTTATCTCATTCCACCTCTGGCCACGCCAGCCGAGTTTCTGAACAGTGCCTACACTGTCCCTAGCAGCCAGACAGCTGAAAGTTAGTGACCTGGTTAGAATGGAATACACACCATGAAAGGGCACATCACCTCTCTGGACAAGCTGGACAGCCAGTTGGAGTGGGAGGACTCTGCATCCTGCCCTCACCCCAAGTAACATCACTCAGGGAACTAGGGCCCCAATAGAGAATACACCCCATCCAAACCACACAGCCCAGGCAAACAGAGGCAGGGTCTGGAACATTTAACCCCAAAATCACCCAGCAGAATCTCGACCAATATTTACTCAGCACCCCCACTCCCTTCAAGGTCTCAGTTGAAGTTTCTGCTTTCACACTTTCCCTCTCCATACTCACTGATTAAAAAGCATGGACAACATCAGCTCATTTGTCTCCTCAGGCAGATTAGTTAAGAAGAGGATGTGATTGGGTGGATTCTCAGGCACCTGGAAACCAGAAGGATGGCAGTTAACATTGCAGCATAAAACCATGGCAACAAGCCCCACCCCCAGACAGCCCCCTTCTCGCACTCAATACAAGCAGCCCctcaaatatcgacctgttaaggcacaagctaacaatgcaaggctggattgcatctattttaacgcaaggagtcttactaataaggcagatgaatggaGGCCGTTGATtaatacatgggaatatgatattattgc from Heterodontus francisci isolate sHetFra1 unplaced genomic scaffold, sHetFra1.hap1 HAP1_SCAFFOLD_2178, whole genome shotgun sequence includes the following:
- the LOC137359110 gene encoding melanoma-derived growth regulatory protein-like encodes the protein MQIGMSLTASAFCVIVFCAGGVLSTRGEVMHKLADRKLCADEECSHPISMGRALADYTGPDCRFINIRQGQIVYVYGKLKGKGCNFWQGTVQGDYFGEQSAVLGFFPKSIVRESQHLATELVEMPTVDWDFYC